One region of Gossypium raimondii isolate GPD5lz chromosome 6, ASM2569854v1, whole genome shotgun sequence genomic DNA includes:
- the LOC105772835 gene encoding cucumisin: MDAQRFSLLLCLLIHGFLSALLVTIGVSQSDKRSYVIYMGNPPKVGTATASLHNSMLQDVLGSESATKSVLCSYKRSFNGFVAELTEEEARKMAGMNGVVSVFPNEKRILHTTRSWDFMGFSQQVQRATSESDVIIGVLDTGIWPESQSFNDEGLSPPPDKWKGICQDANNITCNNKIIGARYYKSDGLFGSNDIISPRDSEGHGTHTASTAAGRLVNRANLFGLGAGTARGGVPSARIAVYKICWSDGCSDADILAAFDDAIADGVDIISLSVGSTTPTDYFHDPIAIGAFHAMRNGILTVTSAGNQGPRRATITNFSPWTLSVAASTIDRKFFTGVKLGNDVVYEGVSINTFDLKNETYPMIYGGDAPNPIRNYTSSSSRICLENSLDPNLVKGKIVLCDRLVSGEGPLIAGAVGALLRANSPKDVAFSFVLPASHLDLVDGSKIFVYINSTSNATATIFKSNEVNDTRAPYVASFSSRGPNPITPEILKPDLSAPGVDIVAAWSLASPVSQSRGDNRWVPFNIISGTSMACPHVSAAAAYIKSFHPTWSPSAIKSSLITSASPMSSGMNSDAEFAYGSGHLNPIKAINPGLIYDSNEVDYINFLCGQGYDTRFLRQVTGDNATCSAATNGTVLSDLNYPSFSVFTSSSTIVRRVFNRTVTNVGSPMATYRARVSFPTRTARVRVNPNVLSFTSVGQKLSFQVIIEGTMDASMISGSLVWDDGVHKARSPIVVFASIS, encoded by the exons atGGATGCCCAAagattttctcttcttctttgtcTTCTCATTCATGGATTTCTCTCGGCCCTTCTCGTTACCATCGGAGTGTCTCAATCAGATAAAAGG AGCTATGTTATATACATGGGAAATCCACCTAAAGTTGGAACTGCAACAGCCTCACTTCATAACAGTATGCTACAAGATGTCTTAGGCAG CGAATCCGCCACAAAGTCGGTGCTTTGTAGTTACAAGAGGAGTTTTAACGGGTTTGTGGCGGAGCTAACGGAGGAAGAAGCACGGAAAATGGCCG GAATGAATGGTGTAGTATCAGTGTTTCCAAATGAAAAGAGAATCTTACATACAACAAGATCATGGGACTTCATGGGCTTCTCACAACAAGTTCAAAGAGCAACTTCGGAAAGTGATGTCATCATCGGAGTTTTAGACACCGGAATTTGGCCCGAATCCCAAAGTTTTAATGACGAAGGACTTTCTCCACCTCCGGACAAATGGAAAGGCATTTGCCAAGATGCAAATAATATCACTTGCAACAA TAAAATCATAGGAGCACGATATTACAAAAGCGATGGATTATTTGGCTCAAACGATATCATTTCACCAAGAGACTCAGAAGGCCATGGAACTCACACTGCATCTACGGCTGCTGGAAGGTTAGTTAACCGGGCAAACTTGTTTGGCCTTGGTGCCGGAACAGCTCGCGGAGGAGTTCCGTCAGCACGCATTGCGGTGTACAAAATTTGTTGGTCCGACGGTTGTTCTGATGCCGACATTCTTGCGGCGTTTGACGATGCGATTGCCGATGGGGTCGACATTATATCTCTATCAGTCGGATCAACAACTCCTACAGATTATTTCCATGATCCGATTGCGATTGGAGCTTTTCATGCAATGAGAAATGGCATTTTGACAGTGACCTCTGCCGGTAATCAAGGTCCCCGACGAGCAACCATCACGAATTTTTCGCCATGGACCCTTTCAGTGGCTGCTAGCACAATTGATCGGAAGTTTTTCACCGGAGTTAAGCTTGGAAACGATGTGGTTTATGAG GGTGTATCAATAAATACATTTGATCTCAAGAATGAAACATACCCTATGATTTATGGTGGAGATGCACCAAACCCTATAAGGAATTATACATCATCTTCATCAAG gaTTTGCTTGGAGAACTCATTGGACCCTAATTTGGTGAAAGGCAAAATTGTACTTTGTGATAGGTTAGTCTCCGGGGAAGGACCATTAATAGCTGGTGCAGTTGGTGCGTTGTTGCGAGCCAATTCACCAAAAGATGTtgcattctcttttgttttgccTGCTTCTCATCTTGATCTGGTTGACGGTAGCAAGATTTTCGTATATATAAACTCAACGAG CAATGCAACTGCAACTATATTTAAGAGCAATGAGGTTAATGACACTAGGGCTCCTTATGTAGCCTCTTTTTCCTCGAGGGGTCCGAATCCGATTACACCCGAAATACTCAAG CCAGATTTGTCAGCACCAGGGGTTGATATTGTAGCTGCATGGTCTTTAGCTTCACCAGTTTCCCAAAGTAGAGGCGATAATAGATGGGTTCCATTTAACATAATCTCAGGCACATCAATGGCTTGTCCCCATGTTTCTGCCGCAGCTGCGTACATTAAATCTTTTCATCCCACTTGGTCTCCTTCTGCTATCAAATCTTCCCTTATCACTTCAGCTTCCCCTATGAGTTCAGGCATGAACTCGGACGCTGAGTTTGCATACGGATCAGGTCATTTGAACCCAATCAAAGCTATAAATCCAGGCTTAATCTACGATTCCAATGAAGTTgattacataaattttttatgcgGACAAGGATATGACACTCGGTTTCTTCGACAAGTTACTGGGGATAATGCCACATGCTCTGCAGCAACAAATGGAACAGTACTTTCGGATCTAAACTATCCTTCATTTTCTGTTTTCACTTCTTCTTCAACAATTGTTCGTCGTGTTTTCAATAGAACTGTTACGAATGTGGGATCTCCGATGGCGACGTATAGAGCAAGAGTGAGTTTTCCGACAAGAACAGCTAGAGTCCGAGTTAACCCTAATGTTTTGTCGTTTACATCTGTGGGACAAAAGCTGTCTTTTCAAGTAATAATTGAAGGAACAATGGATGCATCTATGATTTCTGGTTCTTTAGTGTGGGATGATGGTGTGCATAAAGCGAGGAGTCCAATAGTTGTGTTTGCTTCAATATCATAG